A window of the Streptomyces albireticuli genome harbors these coding sequences:
- a CDS encoding TetR/AcrR family transcriptional regulator, with amino-acid sequence MHIQGSHWSTAVASADAGGGRSTPLRVDAQRNLEHVLRAAREVFGELGYGAPMEDVARRARVGVGTVYRRFPSKDVLVRRIAEEETARLTEQARTALGQEDEPWSALSRFLRTSVASGAGRLLPPQVLRVGVDVEAEERLEPRVPQQRQPGATGGQLHELRLVEQRPAPVDERDDSGAAALLEVVGRLVDRARAAGQLRADVTVADVLLVIATAAPSLPDAVQQAAASSRLLDILLEGLRSRPSEQ; translated from the coding sequence ATGCATATTCAGGGCTCTCATTGGTCGACCGCTGTCGCGTCCGCTGACGCAGGTGGTGGCCGGAGCACTCCGCTGCGCGTGGACGCGCAGCGGAATCTCGAGCATGTGCTGCGAGCGGCTCGCGAGGTCTTCGGCGAGCTGGGGTACGGGGCGCCGATGGAGGACGTGGCGCGCCGGGCCCGCGTGGGAGTGGGCACGGTCTACCGCCGCTTCCCCAGCAAGGACGTGCTGGTACGGCGGATAGCCGAGGAGGAGACGGCTCGGCTGACCGAGCAGGCCCGTACGGCGCTGGGCCAGGAGGACGAGCCGTGGTCGGCTCTCTCCCGGTTCCTCCGCACGTCGGTCGCCTCGGGCGCGGGTCGGCTGCTGCCGCCGCAGGTGCTGCGGGTCGGCGTCGACGTGGAGGCCGAGGAGCGGCTGGAGCCGAGGGTGCCGCAGCAGCGGCAGCCGGGCGCCACCGGTGGTCAGCTGCACGAGCTGCGGCTCGTCGAGCAGCGGCCGGCCCCGGTCGACGAGCGGGACGACTCGGGTGCGGCAGCGCTGCTGGAGGTCGTCGGCCGGCTGGTGGACCGGGCGCGGGCGGCGGGTCAGCTGCGCGCGGACGTCACGGTCGCCGATGTGCTGCTGGTGATAGCGACGGCCGCGCCGTCGCTGCCGGACGCGGTGCAGCAGGCGGCGGCGTCCTCGCGACTGCTGGACATCCTGCTGGAAGGCCTTCGGTCGCGGCCGTCGGAGCAGTAG
- a CDS encoding NAD(P)/FAD-dependent oxidoreductase yields MYTALRLQRKAKRGEAHIIVIDPEPYMTYQPFLPEAAAGSISPRHVVVPLRRTLPKCQVVIGEVTSIEHAKRTATISTLATREDSTGAIEVHYDELILAPGSISRTLPVPGLAEHGIGFKTVEEAIGLRNHVLEQMDIASSTRDPDVRDAALTFVFVGGGYAGVEALAELEDMARYAARYYHNLEPDDLRFILVEASGRILPEVGEDMGRYALRELRGRNIDVRLDTRLDSCVDRVAVLSDGARFPTRTLVWTAGVKAHPVLSATDLPLNGHGRLKCTAALTVDGVEHAWAAGDAAAVPDLTAEEEGTYCAPNAQHAVRQAKVLAENVLASLRDRPLKDYRHKYVGSVASLGLHKGVAHVYGKKLKGYPAWFMHRAYHLSRIPTFNRKARVLAEWTLTGLFKREIVSLGSLENPRAEFELAADTGRHPEAS; encoded by the coding sequence ATGTACACCGCCCTCCGCCTCCAGCGGAAGGCGAAGCGGGGCGAAGCACACATCATCGTGATCGACCCCGAGCCGTACATGACCTACCAGCCCTTCCTCCCCGAGGCCGCGGCCGGCTCCATCTCCCCCCGCCACGTCGTGGTCCCCCTGCGCCGCACCCTCCCCAAGTGCCAGGTCGTCATCGGCGAGGTCACCTCCATCGAGCACGCCAAACGCACCGCCACCATCAGCACCCTCGCCACCCGCGAGGACAGCACGGGCGCCATCGAGGTCCACTACGACGAGCTGATCCTCGCCCCGGGCTCCATCTCGCGCACCCTCCCGGTCCCCGGCCTCGCCGAGCACGGCATCGGCTTCAAGACCGTCGAGGAGGCCATCGGGCTCCGCAACCACGTCCTCGAACAGATGGACATCGCCTCCTCCACCCGGGACCCGGACGTCCGCGACGCGGCGCTCACCTTCGTCTTCGTCGGCGGCGGCTACGCCGGCGTCGAAGCCCTCGCCGAGCTGGAGGACATGGCCCGCTACGCGGCCCGGTACTACCACAACCTCGAACCCGACGATCTGCGGTTCATCCTCGTCGAGGCCTCCGGCCGCATCCTCCCTGAGGTCGGCGAGGACATGGGCCGCTACGCCCTCCGGGAGCTGCGCGGCCGCAACATCGACGTCCGCCTCGACACCCGGCTGGACTCCTGCGTCGACCGGGTGGCCGTGCTCAGCGACGGCGCCCGCTTCCCGACCCGCACCCTCGTCTGGACCGCCGGCGTGAAGGCGCACCCGGTCCTCTCCGCGACCGACCTGCCGCTCAACGGGCACGGCCGCCTCAAGTGCACGGCCGCCCTCACCGTCGACGGCGTCGAACACGCCTGGGCGGCCGGCGACGCGGCGGCGGTGCCCGACCTCACCGCGGAGGAGGAGGGCACGTACTGCGCGCCCAACGCCCAGCACGCGGTGCGCCAGGCCAAGGTCCTCGCGGAGAACGTCCTCGCCTCCCTGCGCGACCGGCCGCTGAAGGACTACCGGCACAAGTACGTCGGCTCCGTGGCCTCGCTCGGCCTCCACAAGGGCGTCGCGCACGTCTACGGCAAGAAGCTCAAGGGCTACCCCGCCTGGTTCATGCACCGCGCCTACCACCTCAGCCGGATCCCCACCTTCAACCGTAAGGCGCGCGTGCTCGCCGAGTGGACCCTCACCGGGCTCTTCAAACGCGAGATCGTCTCCCTCGGCTCGCTGGAGAACCCGCGCGCCGAATTCGAACTCGCCGCGGACACCGGACGTCATCCGGAAGCGAGTTGA
- a CDS encoding ATP-binding SpoIIE family protein phosphatase — MNFTRWSARFPGTQRRAAARTDRNDRADRKDRKDRTDRKDRTDRGAPAPQPPPPAGGSVPAARAETAPPAPSAPSCPAPGPEDAVPTLDGLSVHDLLGQVPALVAVVYGPDHRLAYVNDAYAALFGPRAPGAPAREALPELTELGLLPLMDQVLRSGRPRTVKSRRVTADARTPEARTTEAAPADGSGPDTSTTETRPVPHATDTPATATEPPGPSRHGYYTFTCSPITVGTPDADRPGVLVFAADVTDQVEAAERLRASERRQREAAVTLQRSLLPQELEQPDDLRVAATYQPGGKDTAVGGDWYDVITLGAGRTALVIGDVMGRGVRAAAVMGQLRTAVRAYARLDLPPHEVLQLLDGLASEIDATQIATCVYAVHDPNEGRLVYASAGHLPILVRDPDGTVRRAAEPTGPPLGTGGWLHTSGTMPLGPGSSAVLYTDGLVERRHEDIYEGVEALERAFAGATGSPQVMCDRLIRALGVTADHDDDVAVLVLQHPARTGHDAELFHNAALELLGGVEAAPRARAFASGVLVSWRFPTELRDLGVLAASELVANSLQHGTPPMRLRLRRTDRRLIIEVTDGDDHLPRRRRAEPVDEAGRGISIIATIASSWGSRRTPGGGKAVWCEFALPAGHP, encoded by the coding sequence GTGAACTTCACCCGCTGGAGCGCCCGGTTCCCCGGAACACAGCGCCGAGCCGCAGCGCGCACCGACCGTAACGATCGCGCCGACCGTAAGGACCGCAAGGACCGGACCGACCGTAAGGACCGGACCGACCGCGGCGCACCCGCACCGCAGCCTCCGCCCCCGGCGGGCGGCTCCGTGCCCGCCGCCCGCGCCGAGACCGCTCCACCGGCCCCCTCGGCCCCCAGCTGCCCCGCACCCGGCCCCGAGGACGCCGTCCCCACCCTCGACGGACTGTCGGTCCACGACCTCCTCGGCCAGGTCCCGGCGCTCGTGGCCGTCGTCTACGGCCCGGACCACCGCCTCGCCTACGTCAATGACGCCTATGCCGCCCTCTTCGGCCCCCGCGCCCCCGGCGCCCCCGCCCGCGAAGCCCTCCCCGAGCTGACCGAGCTCGGTCTGCTCCCCCTCATGGACCAGGTCCTGCGCAGCGGCCGGCCCCGTACGGTCAAGTCCCGCCGTGTCACCGCGGACGCCCGGACCCCGGAAGCCCGCACCACGGAAGCCGCTCCCGCGGACGGCAGCGGGCCGGACACCAGTACGACGGAAACCCGGCCCGTCCCGCACGCCACCGACACGCCGGCGACCGCCACCGAGCCCCCGGGCCCCAGCCGTCACGGCTACTACACCTTCACCTGCTCCCCGATCACCGTGGGCACCCCGGACGCCGACCGGCCCGGCGTCCTCGTCTTCGCCGCCGACGTCACCGACCAGGTCGAGGCCGCCGAGCGGCTGCGCGCCAGCGAGCGCCGCCAGCGCGAGGCCGCCGTCACCCTCCAGCGCAGCCTGCTCCCCCAGGAGCTCGAACAGCCCGACGACCTGCGCGTCGCCGCCACCTACCAACCGGGCGGCAAGGACACCGCCGTCGGCGGCGACTGGTACGACGTCATCACCCTCGGCGCCGGCCGCACCGCCCTCGTCATCGGCGACGTCATGGGCCGCGGAGTCCGCGCCGCCGCCGTCATGGGCCAGCTCCGCACCGCCGTAAGGGCCTACGCCCGCCTCGACCTGCCGCCCCACGAGGTCCTCCAGCTCCTCGACGGCCTCGCCTCCGAGATCGACGCCACCCAGATCGCCACCTGCGTCTACGCCGTCCACGACCCCAACGAGGGCCGCCTCGTCTACGCCTCGGCCGGCCACCTCCCGATCCTCGTCCGCGACCCCGACGGCACGGTCCGCCGCGCCGCCGAGCCCACCGGCCCCCCGCTCGGCACCGGCGGCTGGCTCCACACCTCCGGCACCATGCCCCTCGGACCGGGCTCCAGCGCCGTGCTCTACACGGACGGCCTGGTCGAGCGGCGCCACGAGGACATCTACGAAGGCGTCGAAGCCCTGGAGCGTGCCTTCGCCGGTGCCACCGGCTCGCCCCAGGTCATGTGCGACCGGCTCATCCGCGCCCTCGGCGTCACCGCCGACCACGACGACGACGTCGCCGTCCTCGTCCTCCAGCACCCCGCCCGCACGGGCCACGACGCCGAGCTCTTCCACAACGCCGCCCTGGAGCTCCTCGGCGGCGTCGAGGCGGCACCCCGCGCCCGCGCCTTCGCGTCGGGTGTCCTGGTCAGCTGGCGCTTCCCGACCGAGCTGCGCGACCTCGGGGTCCTGGCCGCGAGCGAGCTGGTGGCCAATTCCCTCCAGCACGGCACCCCGCCCATGCGGCTGCGCCTGCGCCGCACCGACCGCAGGCTGATCATCGAGGTCACGGATGGCGACGACCACCTCCCGCGCCGCCGCCGCGCCGAGCCCGTCGACGAGGCCGGACGCGGCATCTCGATCATCGCCACCATCGCCTCCTCCTGGGGCTCGCGCCGCACACCGGGCGGCGGTAAGGCGGTGTGGTGCGAGTTCGCGCTGCCGGCCGGGCACCCATGA
- a CDS encoding MFS transporter has protein sequence MTTAMGAALRRIQLGNALSAFGNGFTVPFLFIYVSQVRDLGASTAGIVLATFAVAALVVLPFTGRVIDRRGPLPVAVAGTVSAAVGSMGLGLADSQSLVVAAAAALGAGIAVVQPSLATMIVWCSTPSTRSRAFATQFFLNNLGLGVGGLLGGQLVDTSDPSSFVRLFAIESVMFLVLGAAIATVRLPKAPKVEDAVPTDGAKGGWRTLLADRAMVQLCVLGFVMFFACYGQFESGLAAFAVEVTRISPATLGIALAANTAAIVLAQFVVLKLVERRRRSRVIALVGVIWTVAWVAAGISGLVPGAHGVATALLISTYALFGIGESMLAPTMAPLVADLAPARLVGQYNSAFALVKQLALAVGPAVGGLMAGGGMYVAYIVMLVVCSLGISGLALRMGRRLTPAQEIPPRVSAVRAKGGVVRAGKEAGRTEGVERAKVSV, from the coding sequence GTGACCACCGCGATGGGCGCAGCACTGCGCCGGATCCAGCTGGGCAACGCGTTGAGCGCGTTCGGCAATGGCTTCACCGTTCCGTTCCTGTTCATCTATGTGTCTCAGGTACGGGACCTCGGCGCGAGCACGGCAGGCATCGTGCTCGCGACGTTCGCCGTGGCCGCGCTCGTCGTGCTGCCCTTCACCGGTCGGGTCATCGACCGGCGGGGTCCGCTGCCGGTCGCCGTCGCGGGTACGGTCTCCGCCGCCGTGGGTTCGATGGGCCTCGGGCTCGCGGACAGTCAGTCCCTGGTGGTCGCGGCCGCTGCCGCGCTCGGCGCGGGTATCGCGGTGGTCCAGCCCTCGCTGGCCACGATGATCGTGTGGTGCTCGACGCCGAGCACCCGCTCGCGCGCCTTCGCGACGCAGTTCTTCCTCAACAACCTCGGCCTCGGTGTCGGCGGTCTGCTGGGCGGGCAGCTGGTGGACACCTCGGACCCGTCGAGCTTCGTGCGGCTCTTCGCGATCGAGTCCGTGATGTTCCTGGTCCTGGGTGCGGCCATCGCGACCGTGCGGCTGCCGAAGGCGCCCAAGGTCGAGGACGCGGTGCCGACCGACGGTGCCAAGGGCGGGTGGCGGACGCTGCTCGCGGACCGGGCCATGGTGCAGCTGTGTGTGCTGGGCTTCGTGATGTTCTTCGCCTGCTACGGCCAGTTCGAGTCGGGTCTCGCGGCCTTCGCCGTCGAGGTCACCCGGATCTCGCCGGCGACGCTCGGCATCGCCCTCGCCGCGAACACGGCGGCGATCGTGCTGGCGCAGTTCGTCGTCCTGAAGCTGGTCGAGCGGCGGCGGCGCAGCCGGGTCATCGCGCTGGTCGGTGTGATCTGGACCGTGGCGTGGGTGGCGGCCGGGATCTCCGGGCTCGTCCCGGGGGCGCACGGTGTGGCGACCGCGCTGCTGATCTCGACGTACGCCCTCTTCGGCATCGGTGAGTCGATGCTCGCGCCGACGATGGCCCCTCTCGTCGCGGACCTGGCCCCGGCGCGGCTCGTGGGTCAGTACAACTCGGCCTTCGCGCTCGTGAAACAGCTGGCGCTGGCCGTCGGTCCGGCGGTGGGCGGTCTGATGGCCGGTGGCGGCATGTACGTGGCGTACATCGTGATGCTGGTCGTCTGCTCGCTCGGCATCTCCGGGCTGGCGCTGCGGATGGGCCGTCGGCTCACCCCCGCGCAGGAGATCCCGCCGCGGGTGTCGGCGGTGCGTGCGAAGGGTGGCGTGGTCCGCGCCGGCAAGGAGGCCGGACGGACCGAGGGTGTCGAGCGGGCGAAGGTGTCGGTCTGA
- a CDS encoding MarR family winged helix-turn-helix transcriptional regulator — MADTPGAPEPSLDEQIAAYQREFQDLDPQVEKVVSALSRLNRRMNVAYGRQTAELGMSNPEWEVLKALVLAGDPYRMGPGDLAKRLGLTPAAMTHRIDRMVAEGLVTRERDESNRVRVIVGITEEGRAKWLEAMRMATVFEEELLQDLSGEERHRLGEMLTRLLRRVEEAQPDAGGRLSDLD; from the coding sequence ATGGCTGACACACCCGGCGCCCCCGAGCCGAGCCTCGACGAACAGATCGCCGCCTACCAGCGCGAGTTCCAAGACCTTGATCCGCAGGTGGAGAAGGTGGTCTCGGCTCTCAGCCGCCTCAACCGGCGCATGAACGTCGCCTACGGGCGGCAGACCGCCGAGCTCGGCATGAGCAACCCCGAGTGGGAGGTCCTCAAGGCCCTCGTCCTGGCCGGCGACCCGTACCGCATGGGCCCCGGCGACCTCGCCAAGCGCCTCGGCCTCACGCCGGCCGCGATGACCCACCGCATCGACCGGATGGTCGCGGAGGGGCTCGTCACCAGGGAACGCGACGAGAGCAACCGCGTCCGGGTGATCGTCGGCATCACCGAGGAGGGCCGGGCGAAGTGGCTGGAGGCCATGCGGATGGCCACGGTCTTCGAGGAGGAGCTGCTCCAGGACCTCTCGGGCGAGGAGCGGCACCGGCTGGGCGAGATGCTCACCCGCCTGCTGCGGCGGGTGGAAGAGGCCCAGCCGGACGCCGGCGGCAGGCTCAGCGACCTCGACTGA